In one Gossypium hirsutum isolate 1008001.06 chromosome D09, Gossypium_hirsutum_v2.1, whole genome shotgun sequence genomic region, the following are encoded:
- the LOC107892440 gene encoding galactolipase DONGLE, chloroplastic, translated as MASKVFRPRLNLNHVTFQGNNNHAQSHSFGQVFLHKKTGVSSSRRSVVAAEAAAMAEETIAKTGNSALSHFWREVQGSNNWENLVEPLHPLLRKEIIRYGEFVAACYKAFDLDPTSKRYLHCKYGKSRMLNEVGMEDCGYTVTKYIYATPDINIPMQNEASRGHWIGYVAVSSDESAVKRLGRRDLLIAFRGTVTNHEWVTNLMSSLTPARLDPNNPNPDVKVESGFLSLYTSDETKSKFGLESCREQLLSEVSRLLNKHKVEDLSITLAGHSMGSALALLLAYDIAELGLNKTDHETVPITAFSFGGPRVGNPSFKQRCEELGVKVMRIVNVNDPITKLPGMFLNENFRVLGGRYELPWISCSCYAHVGVELVMDFFNVQNPSCVHDLETYISLLKCPTKTLYTRKEGFDNLLNRARELIFSARSLKSICL; from the coding sequence ATGGCGTCAAAAGTTTTCAGACCAAGATTAAACCTGAACCATGTTACATTTCAAGGGAACAACAACCACGCTCAATCACATTCATTTGGGCAAGTCTTTTTGCATAAAAAAACTGGGGTTTCTTCATCAAGACGATCAGTTGTTGCTGCAGAAGCAGCAGCAATGGCAGAGGAGACTATTGCTAAAACTGGTAATTCAGCCTTATCTCATTTCTGGAGAGAGGTTCAAGGTTCAAACAACTGGGAAAATCTAGTAGAACCATTGCACCCTCTCCTCAGAAAAGAGATTATTCGATATGGAGAGTTCGTTGCAGCATGTTACAAGGCCTTCGACCTCGATCCCACTTCCAAAAGATACTTGCATTGCAAGTATGGCAAAAGTAGGATGTTAAATGAAGTTGGCATGGAGGATTGTGGTTATACAGTAACTAAATATATCTACGCTACACCCGATATCAACATCCCAATGCAAAACGAGGCCTCTCGTGGTCATTGGATCGGATATGTAGCCGTGTCATCGGATGAATCCGCCGTTAAAAGGCTCGGGAGACGAGATTTGCTGATAGCATTTCGTGGAACGGTTACGAATCATGAATGGGTTACTAATTTAATGAGCTCACTAACGCCTGCACGCCTCGACCCCAACAATCCAAATCCCGATGTGAAAGTGGAGTCTGGGTTTTTGAGCTTGTATACATCTGATGAAACTAAGAGCAAATTCGGGCTCGAAAGTTGTCGAGAGCAGCTTTTATCTGAGGTTTCCAGGCTGTTAAACAAGCACAAAGTTGAGGATTTGAGCATTACATTGGCTGGTCATAGTATGGGGAGTGCTTTGGCTCTTCTTCTTGCTTATGATATAGCTGAGCTTGGTTTAAATAAAACTGATCATGAAACAGTACCAATCACTGCGTTTTCCTTTGGGGGACCAAGAGTGGGGAACCCAAGTTTCAAGCAAAGGTGTGAGGAACTAGGGGTTAAAGTGATGAGAATAGTGAATGTAAATGACCCCATTACAAAGCTTCCAGGGATGTTTTTGAATGAGAATTTTAGGGTTTTGGGGGGGAGATATGAGTTGCCATGGATAAGTTGCTCTTGTTATGCTCATGTTGGGGTTGAGTTAGTGATGGATTTCTTCAATGTTCAAAACCCTTCATGTGTACACGATCTTGAAACCTATATCAGCTTACTCAAATGCCCCACCAAAACATTGTACACTCGAAAGGAGGGTTTTGATAATTTGTTGAATAGGGCAAGGGAGCTAATCTTCAGTGCACGAAGTTTGAAATCAATTTGCCTTTGA